The sequence CGTCGTAGATCCGCTGAAGCCGTTCGACGCTGCCCGCCTCGTAGAACTTTCCGCCCGTCTCCCGGGCAATCTTCTGGAGTACCTCAGGGTCGTAATCCCCCCGGCCGCCGACGCCGATGACGTAGACCTTGATGCCGTGCTTGACGGCGCTCTGGATAGCGACGTCGACGGGGACCTGGGAGGTGTTGTCCAGCCCGTCGGTGAGCAAAATGGCGATCTTCTCCTTGGCGTCGGAGCTCTTGAAGAGCTTCGTGCTCATGAAGAGCGCCTCGTAGAGCGCTGTGCGCTGCATGCCGGCGATACCGACGTCGACCTTGGAGAGCAGCTGTTTAAGGCTCTGCTTGTCGTAGGTCAGGGGCATGGCGACGTAGGCAAAATCAGCGAAGAGGGTCAGGGCAAGCTTGTCGTGTTCGCGCTTGTCGATGAAATCGAGGACGATCTTCTTGACGATGCCGAACTTGTCCATCTGGCGCATGGAGCCGCTGGCGTCGAGGACGAGGGAGAGCTCGTACCCCTTGTCGTCGCTGATGACGACCTCGTTCTGGCGGATCGGCGAGGCGAGGGCGAGGGCGAGCAGGGTGAAGATGAGGAGTTTGATCCCCCGTGTCATCCAGCCGCTGCGGGCGGCGAGGGTGCGCAGCAGCGCCGTGTCGGGGAAGAGCATCTGCTGCGTTTTGGCCCGGCAGAGGGTTTCGCAGAGCAAAAAGAGGGCGATCAGCCCCAGCGCCCAGGGATACTCCAGCGTCCACTCACCCACGGTGCGCCTCCTTGATGAAGTCGTGCAGCTTCGTTTCGAGCGCTGTGTCCAGGGCGGGCACGCTCTTTTGGTACTTGTAGGGTTCAAGCTCCGCTAGCAGTGCCCTGAAACTGCTTTCCGTCTCCGGCGTCGTCACGAAGTGCCCCAGCAGGCTGAAATCGTAGACGGCGCTTTTCGTGTCGCTGAAATCCAGCGCCTGCAGCCGTTTCAGCGCCTCGGCACGTTTGGGGTCTGTCTGTTTCCGTCCGCGTTTGAAGAACCAGTACCCGAGGAGTGCCAGCAGCAGGATACCGGCCGCGACAAGGGCGACGAGGATCCACAGAGAGTGGTCGGGGACGGCGACTATCGGCTTGATGTCTTTGAGCGGCAGGGTCTGTTCGGGCATCGCCTACCTCCGAAACAGTGCGGAGAGCTTCACGAAGGGCTCTTCGTCCGTGTAGAGTTTCGTCGAGACGATGCGGTGGGCGGAAAGGTGCTCGACGAGGGCCTTGTCCCGCGTCTTTAGCGCGTCACAGTAGCGTGCGGCGAGACCGGGGGAGAGTTCCAGGCTCGTACTCTCCATGCTCTGGGCGTCAAGCAGGCCAATTTCGCCGGCAAGGGCGGGGTTCTCCTCGAAGCGGTCACGGACGATGAGAGCGTAGACTTCGTGGCGGGCAAGCAGGGAGAGGTCTATGCCTTCACCGTAGAAGTCGCCGATCAGGAAAATGAGCGAACGCTGGCGGACACGGCCGTTGAGGTAGTCGACCAGGGCGGCGAAATCGACCCGCTTGCCCAGGGGGTCACGGCCCAGCACCTCGGGAATCGTGACGTGCAGCGAGCCCAGGGCACGGGTCGGCGGCAGGAAGAACTCCTCTTTGTCACTGAAGACGAGGGTGGAGACCCTGTCGTCGTTTTTCAGCGCCGAGTAGGAGATGAGCGAGAGGGCTTCGGCCATCACCTCCTGCTTGAAACGCTGCGAGCCGAAAAAGATGCTGCCGCTCTCGAGGAAGACACAGACGATGTTGAGTTCGCGCTCCTCGTTGAAGACATTGACGAAGGGGCGCTGCTCCCTTGCGGTCACCTTCCAGTTGAGGGTACGTACGTCATCGCCGATGGTGTACTCCTTGAGTTCGGCAAAGTCCAGCCCGTTGCCCGCGAAGATGCTGGGATTCCCCCCGGCATTGCTGCCGAAGATGTTGCGGCGGGTACGGATCAGGATCTCTTCGCTCTTGTGCGCCAGCACTGTGAAGCCTTAGGGGAGCTTGATCGTCTGCATGATCGTGCCGATGAGGTCGTCGGCGGTGACGCCGGCGGCTTCGGCCCGGTAGTTCAGCACCATGCGGTGGCGGAGCACGCCCCGGACCGTGTCGGCGACGTCGAGGGGGGTGACGAAGTCGTTGCCGCGCAGGTAGGCGCGGGCCTTGGCGGCCTTATAGAGGTTGATGGAGGCGCGGGGACTCGCGCCGTACTCGAGGTACTGCGCGATCTCGCCGACCCCGTACTTCTCCGGCTCACGGGTGGCGAAGATGATCTTCATCATGTAGCGGGTGACGGCCTCGTCGACATGAACATTCTGCACCTCGTCGCGCATGGCGAGGATGTCGTCGGCACCGGCGACCTGCATGATCGTCCCGACGCTCCGGTTGGCGATGCGGTCGACGATCTCCATCTCCTCTTCGAAGCTGTTGTAGTCGACGAGGACCTTGAGCATGAAGCGGTCGAGCTGCGCTTCGGGAAGGCGGTAGGTCCCCTCCTGTTCGACGGGGTTCTGGGTCGCGAGGACGAGAAAGGGGTCGCTGAGCTTGAAGGTCTCGTCCCCGATGGTGATCTGGTGCTCCTGCATCACCTCCAGCAGGGCCGACTGCACCTTTGCCGGGGCGCGGTTGATCTCGTCGGCGAGGAGCAGGTGGGTGAAGGCGGGGCCCATCTTGACCTTGAAGGCGCCGTTGCGCTGGTCGTACATCTCGGTTCCGACGATGTCGCTGGGGAGCAGGTCGGGGGTGAACTGCACCCGTTTGAAGCCCAGCCCGAGCGCTTTGGCCAGGGAGTTGATGGCCGTCGTCTTCGCCAGTCCCGGCACCCCCTCGACGAGAATGTGACCGTCGGTGATGAGGCCGATGAGCAGGGCGTCGATCAGCGCCTCCTGCCCGACCATCACCTTGGCGATCTCGGTTTTGATGGCGTGGATTTTCTCGTTCATTTTTTCCCGTCCTAGGATAGTGTGATACGCAATCATATTCGGACGGGGTAAATCGGGTGTAAATCCATATATAACAGTTGGTAAATCGCGGAAGCGGTTAGCGCGCCTCCGCTGCTCGTCAGGCGATGAGGCTCCGCTTGCCGCTGTCGGCGAGGCTGAGCCACGCGGGGAGCATCAGCAGATCGATGAGGACGGCGATCACCAGTGCCGAGGCCGTGACGATCCCGAAGTTGACGTTGGGGACGAAATCGCTCAGCGCGAAGATCATAAAGGCGGCGCTGAGGATGAGGGTGGTAAAGACGATCGCCTTGCCCGCATAGTGGTAGACGTAGGCGAGCGCGGCTTCGAGGCTTTCGCCCTCCCGGCGTGCTTCGCGGTACTTGACGAGGAAGTGGATGGTGTCGTCCACCGCCACCCCGATGATGATGGCCCCCGAGACCGCGACACCGAGGTCGATGGTGATCCCCAGCCACCCCATGACCCCGACGACGAGGGCGATGGGCAGGACGTTGGGGATGATAAAGAGGGGAATCATGCGCAGGTTGCGGAAGATCAGCAGCATCATCAGAGAGACCGCCGCGATGGCCAGCAGGATCGATTCGACCAGCGTGTCGGTGACGTCGTGCTGCATATGCGCGAACATCGCCGCCTGCCCGTTGACCCGGGCGGGATAGGGCGTCTGTGCCCACCACGCTTCGACCCACCGCATCATCTCCAGGTCCAGGGAGGTGTCGACGATGTCCACCGACGCGGTGACCCGCAGCTGCCGTTCGTCGACGTCCATACGGTCGTTGATCTCCATCCCCTGGGGCAGGGAGAGGGAATAGAGCAGCAGGTACTGGGCGATCAGGTTCCGCTCTGCGGGGATGGTCGGGCTGCCGTTCATGACGTCGTTGAACTTTTCGACGACGTCGACGAGGGAAGTGGTGTGGCGCACTGCGGGGTACTCCGCTTTGAACGCGTCGGTGAAGCGGGCCACCGTCTGCATGAATTCGGGGGATTTGATGCCGTCCTTCTCCCCCGAATCGACGACGACCTCGTAGGCCATTGGCCCGGTGAGGTGACGCTGCACGAAGGTCACCGTCTCCCGGAAGGGGACGTGCTCTTTGAAGTAGCGCACCGTGTTCGAATCGACCTTCACCCAGGCGATCCCGATGCCGATCAGCGTAAAGAGCAGCAGGCTGCCGAGCAGAATACCGCGGTCGTGGCGCATGACGAAACGGGCGCTGCCCAGCGAGAACGCATCATGGCTTTCGGACTCTTCCTCTTCGCTCTGTGCTACTTTCGGGTTGAGGATCGCCAGCATGGCCGGGACGAAAAGGATCGTCAGCACAAAGGCGAGCAGCGCGGCGGTTGCCGTCGCGATGCCCAGGGTCTTGACGGGGATGACGTCGCTGACCGCCAGGGAGGCGAACCCGACGGCGGTCGTCAAGGAGGTCAGCAGGGTCGGCAGGAGATTCTTGCGCACGCTGAAGCGGATGGCGTCCCGGTTGGCCATACCCCTCCGTCGGCCGACGAGGTAGATCCAGAAGAGGTGCATGGCGTCGGCGATCCCGATGGCGACGACGAAGACGGGGAGGTTGGCGGTGAAGTTGTTGACCCTGTAGCCCAGCAGCACCTGGACCGCGAGGACGATGAGGAAGGTGAAGATGACGACGGAGAGGCTCAGCAGCATCCCCGAGGGGCGGCGGAAAATGAACCAGAGCAGCACCATCGCGATCAGCAGAACGAAGGGGGTGAAGACCTTGACGTCATGTTCCCCCAGGTGAATGAAGGCCATGTTGAGAATCGGGCCGCCGCCCAGGTGGAAGGTGTAGCCGCTGGCCGACTCCCTGGCCACAATCGCCTCGCCCGCCGCCTTGAGCCGGGCCGAGACCTCCGGGTCGTCCCCGGCTTTGGGGGTGAGGCGTGCCGCGATCATCGTCGTTTTCATGTCGGCACTGACGATCCGCCCGACGATCATCTCTTCGCCCGCCGCGATGCGCGCCTTTTCGGCCAGCTGTTCAGGGGAGAGCGCGGAGGGATCGCCGATGAAATCCTCCACGATGACGTCGTCGGGATACTCCGGGTCGCTGTGCACATACTGGTAGTTGGTCAGGGAGTCGACCCGGGCGATATCCGTCGTCTGCCAGAGTGCTTCTGTGATCCTCTCGACGACGCCCAGCGCTTTGGGGTTGAAAACGCCGTGATCGTCACGGAACATGATGAGCAGGGCATCATCGTTGCCGAAGACGGAACGGAAGTCGTCATACTGTCTGAGGATGGGGGACTCCTCACCGAACCAGATGCGGTAGCTCCCCTCGAACTGCAGGTAGCGCAGCTGCGAGGCGAGGGCCAGGGTGATAAGCGGGATCAGCAGTGCGGCCCACCAGCGCAACCGGATGATGCCGTCAACGAATCGGTCGATGTTCATAGAGCGTCCTTATGTCAGTTTACGAAAATGCCGAAAGCATTTTTGTGCTTTAGTGCCATAGCGGCAAGCGTAGATGGATGGGACTTTGTTCCAGACATCGTTCAAAAGTAATACCCGAACTTGGCGCTGATGCTCTGAAAGCGGCCGAGCATGTGGAAAGCCGTCATCGTGTTTTTCGACGGTTCGATATAGCGGTAGTCGATATTGAGCTTGAAACTGTCGAAGAGCCGGGTCTCGTACTCGGCGTAATAGCTCTGCTCGTCATACTCCAGGTCGGCGATAACGCCCCCGACGAGTGTTGCGCTGTTGACGTCGTTCAGGCTGAGGCGCAGGCCGAGGAAGAGGTCGTTCTGGAAGACTTCGAAGAGGTCGAGGTCCGTGTACTTGCCCTTTTCCGTCGTCTCGTAGCGGTAGTACTCCGCGAGCAGGCCGAGGTCCGCTTCCCCGTAGACCTGCACGATGGTATGTTCCACTCCGGAGGCAACGTGGTAGTAGTCGGAGATGCGGTCATCGTCGATGACGTCTGCGTAGAGCGCTTCGAGCTTGAAGAGGGTGTCGCCGACGACGAGGGTGTCGTAGGTCATCGCCTTGTTGACGCGGTAGGCGTGTTCGGCCAGGGGAATCGTGTAGGTATAGGTGATGAGGTCTATAGGCGTAATGATGGGATCACCTGCCAGGAAATAGCGCTGCGAATCGTAGCCGTGTTGCACGATCACGGCATAATCGAGGGGGTACTCCGTCTCCGTTGAACCGCCCAGTCGGAGGTAGTAGGTCGGGAGGGTATTGGACTCGCTTGTCTGCAGTGTCGCATCGTAGCGGACTTCGGGAGGAAAGAAGTTGAAGGCGTACGGGGGCTTGGCCATTCTCTGATCCTCTTCGAAAAACTTGACGATCAGGGCGAGCGATCCGGTGTCGGTGTAGTGGGTCAGCGCCGCATTCAAGACGCCGATCTTGTCCTCCTCGAAGAGACCGTTTCGCAGGTCCACGGGGTTGAAGCCGTCGACAATGTTACGGACCTCCAGCGCCCCCCAGAAGCGCAGACTCCGCCCCGCCATCAGCTGGTTGTCACCCAGGTCGAGCGTGCCGTAGAGCTCATCGACCCGGAGGAAGCTCCTGCCCGTCTGCTCCTCTTTTGCCTGCAGGTCATAATAATCCTGCTGGGCGTTGATCCGCGTCACCATACGGAGATCTTCATAGGTGTATTCGGCTTCAAAGGAACCCAGCAGGGTGGCAGCATTTTCGTGTTTGCCCGGTTGATGGTTGAGAAAGGAGTCGCCCTGCAGGCTGACATTGCCGCGGATGCCGATGTCCGCCAGGAGCGGGAGGGTCATGAGCAGGGGCAGCAGCTGTTTCACTGTTTGAGGACCCTTTGGTGGAAATCTTTGTCCGTCAGGCCGGTTCCGATCTTTTCGTTTTCCCAGACAAGGATCGTTTTCTTGTCGTTTTGGTGGTTGGTCATGACGATCCTGCCGATGCGCCATACGCCGTTCACGTTGCGGTAGTCACTGAAACGGGCCGTCTTCAGCAGCGCTTTCTTGCGGTCGTAATAATCCACCTGTATGATGACATAGGTTCCCGGATCGATCCAGCTCACCTGTTTCGTATAGCCGGAGTCCTTCTCCTTGGGGATGCGGACGGTTTTGTAATAGGATTTCCCTTCGAGTTCCACCGTCTCCGCATCGCCGCTGTAAGTGTACTTTTCGATATTGAACGCGCCGAGGTCCTCGTAGCTGAATTCGCTTCCCATGAAAGAGCCCGACTTGTTCCGCGACGCGATCCGCTTGACCCGCTTGAGGGCGGGGAGGTAGAGCCACTGGTCATCGTCGCGGTCGAAATGTTCGTAGTTGAGGAATTTGGTCCCCTTGACGTCCGCGGGGGTGAGGAACTCCATCAGCGACTTGTCTCCTTCCTTGCCTTCGAGGACCTTCATCAGCATTGTGCGGTCGCGGGTCTGGCCGTTGGCGTTGATCAGCGTCATTTTCATTTCGCTGACGGCATCGTGGAAGCCGCTCAGCGCGGCATCGGTTTTCTGTGCGAGCTCGTAGGCGCTGATCGCCCAGGCATTCAGCGAAAAGAGCAGCAGGAACGGTAACCATTTTTGCATGGGGGTTTCCTCCATCCTCGGGTGATGTTGACAATGTTAACATAGTGATGTGACACTTGTCAACACCAAAGGGGATTCTGTTATACTTTTGAAATGAATCAGGATGAAAAGCGGCCGTATCATCACGGCAATGTCAAAGAATCGGCCATTGAAACCGCGCTGGAGATGCTCGAGAGCGAGGGGCTGGAGGCGATTACCCTGCGGGAGCTCTCCTCGCGCATCGGGGCGTCGCGGACGGCGATCTACCGCCACTTCGAGAATAAAGAGGCACTGATCCGTGAGGTGATTCTGGCCGGTTTCGAGCGTTTCGACGCCTTTTTTATCGATATCTTTGCACGGACGGATGCGGATGTGCTGGCCCGTTTCACGATGATGGGGCGCGCCTACCTCGCCTTTGCCGTCAACAACCCGCAGCTCTACCGGGTGCTTTTCGGCCCGACGGTCCGCCAGGAACGCGAAGAGGTGTGCGACCTCGAGGATGCGGAGAAGGCGACGGGGTTCCACGCGCTGGTGCATCTGATCGAAGCGGGGCAGAATGAAGGGGTGTTTAAAAAGGGCGATCCTTTCCTGCTGGCGGCGACGGTCTGGTCGACGGTGCACGGCCTCGCCTCGCTGATTATCGACGGGCACCTGGTGATCAGTGACAACATCGACGCGATTTTCGAAACCGGGAACCGTACGCTGCTCGAGGGGCTGAAATCGTAAAACAGGATGCATTGCTCCTGTTCCGTGCTACACTGTTGCTACGTTCAGGGTTTACAATGTACTCAAACCGAAAGCGGCAAAGGAGAAGCCATGACGCTGATCGATATTTTTACGGACCATGTCGTTAACTGCAAAAGCCTCAAGGATTATGTCGAGATTCGCAAAACCATCCATGAACGGGGCGAATTCAATGACCAGACGCTGATTCAGGCCGAAGAGGACCTGCAGCGGCTGCGCAAGGAAAACCCGGAGGTCTACGCGGGGATGTATGAGGTCCTCTATGAGATCATGCGCCGCGACGAGGGGCACTATTACGAATACCCCATCAACTTCATCCGCCAGATCCTGCGCATCTACCAGGAAGGGATCCCGGCCGAGAAGGTTCTCGAAGCGTACCGCAAGGAACTCGACCACCACTACCGCGACGCCTGCTAAGCGCGTCGGCCCTCAAAAAAAACAGCTCAAAAGATCATAATAAAGTCGGAAAAAGCGGCGGGAGACCCCGCCGTGCAGGTTAGAAGCGCACTGAAGTGTAGCGTGACGTGCGGGCAGGAACGTTCTGTACTGCGGTACCGACAGCGGTCATTCCCCAACCAAGACCCAGGCTCGGCAGACGGTAGTAGAACAGATTCATGATCACTCCTTTAAGTTGAACAAAACCATTGTAAAAAGCAAACGTAGCACCGGCGTAGCAAAATGGAAAAAATGCAGATATTTTTTTTTGGGGCAGGGCCCGGCGGCATCTGAGACCGTGCAAACGGTGCACAGAGAGGTCATTACACCCTGGAATGTATCACAAATGTATCACTTTCTTCATGCAATCTTCATCTTCGGCCGTCATAGTGGTTGGATCATTTCACCACAAGGAACCAAGATGAAAACAACTTCTCTTGCACTATCAACGCTTGCCGCCGGCCTGATCTTCGCCGCCTGCGGCAGCGCAGGCAGCAGCAGCGACAGGGCGACGACAAGTATTACCGGTACCGTACCGGGTACCCTGATCGAAGCCTTCTGCGAAGACGGCAGCTACTACGCGGTCAACTCCAATGACAACGGTACCAGCGAACACCCCTTCGAGATCGAAGTCCCCCAAAATACCAGCTGCCGCCTGGTGATGACGACCAATGAGAACACGCCGGACGCTTCCGTCGTCACGCTGCTGACCCTTAACGGCAGCACCCTTTTTGAAGTGAACGCAAGCGCGATCGACCTTGGCTATATCGACCTGCCGATGGAGCGTACCGGTTACGATGACGATAATAACGGCGTCTCCGACGATCTCTTCAATGTCGTGACGCCCGAAGGCGCCGTGATCTCCGTCGAACTCAGCGACGACCCGATGGACAGTGACCACGACGGCGTTATCGACCTCTACGATGACGATGACGACAACGACGGGATCAAGGATGACGTGGATACGGACGACGACGGCGATGATATTCCCGACACGGTGGACGAGGACAGCATCAACGACTTCGACCACGACGGTATCAACAACGATGCCGATATTGACGATGACAATGACGGGCTCGATGACGACGTAGACAGCGATGACGACAATGACGGTATCGATGATGATGCGGACAGCGACGACGACAATGACGGTATCGACGACAGCGAGGATGCGGACCAGCTCAACGACAGCGACCACGACGGCCTGACCGATGCGTATGACGACGATGACGATAACGACGGTATCCCCGATGAT is a genomic window of Sulfurimonas sp. HSL1-2 containing:
- a CDS encoding DUF58 domain-containing protein; the encoded protein is MLAHKSEEILIRTRRNIFGSNAGGNPSIFAGNGLDFAELKEYTIGDDVRTLNWKVTAREQRPFVNVFNEERELNIVCVFLESGSIFFGSQRFKQEVMAEALSLISYSALKNDDRVSTLVFSDKEEFFLPPTRALGSLHVTIPEVLGRDPLGKRVDFAALVDYLNGRVRQRSLIFLIGDFYGEGIDLSLLARHEVYALIVRDRFEENPALAGEIGLLDAQSMESTSLELSPGLAARYCDALKTRDKALVEHLSAHRIVSTKLYTDEEPFVKLSALFRR
- a CDS encoding MMPL family transporter; protein product: MNIDRFVDGIIRLRWWAALLIPLITLALASQLRYLQFEGSYRIWFGEESPILRQYDDFRSVFGNDDALLIMFRDDHGVFNPKALGVVERITEALWQTTDIARVDSLTNYQYVHSDPEYPDDVIVEDFIGDPSALSPEQLAEKARIAAGEEMIVGRIVSADMKTTMIAARLTPKAGDDPEVSARLKAAGEAIVARESASGYTFHLGGGPILNMAFIHLGEHDVKVFTPFVLLIAMVLLWFIFRRPSGMLLSLSVVIFTFLIVLAVQVLLGYRVNNFTANLPVFVVAIGIADAMHLFWIYLVGRRRGMANRDAIRFSVRKNLLPTLLTSLTTAVGFASLAVSDVIPVKTLGIATATAALLAFVLTILFVPAMLAILNPKVAQSEEEESESHDAFSLGSARFVMRHDRGILLGSLLLFTLIGIGIAWVKVDSNTVRYFKEHVPFRETVTFVQRHLTGPMAYEVVVDSGEKDGIKSPEFMQTVARFTDAFKAEYPAVRHTTSLVDVVEKFNDVMNGSPTIPAERNLIAQYLLLYSLSLPQGMEINDRMDVDERQLRVTASVDIVDTSLDLEMMRWVEAWWAQTPYPARVNGQAAMFAHMQHDVTDTLVESILLAIAAVSLMMLLIFRNLRMIPLFIIPNVLPIALVVGVMGWLGITIDLGVAVSGAIIIGVAVDDTIHFLVKYREARREGESLEAALAYVYHYAGKAIVFTTLILSAAFMIFALSDFVPNVNFGIVTASALVIAVLIDLLMLPAWLSLADSGKRSLIA
- a CDS encoding outer membrane lipoprotein-sorting protein; translation: MQKWLPFLLLFSLNAWAISAYELAQKTDAALSGFHDAVSEMKMTLINANGQTRDRTMLMKVLEGKEGDKSLMEFLTPADVKGTKFLNYEHFDRDDDQWLYLPALKRVKRIASRNKSGSFMGSEFSYEDLGAFNIEKYTYSGDAETVELEGKSYYKTVRIPKEKDSGYTKQVSWIDPGTYVIIQVDYYDRKKALLKTARFSDYRNVNGVWRIGRIVMTNHQNDKKTILVWENEKIGTGLTDKDFHQRVLKQ
- a CDS encoding VWA domain-containing protein, producing the protein MGEWTLEYPWALGLIALFLLCETLCRAKTQQMLFPDTALLRTLAARSGWMTRGIKLLIFTLLALALASPIRQNEVVISDDKGYELSLVLDASGSMRQMDKFGIVKKIVLDFIDKREHDKLALTLFADFAYVAMPLTYDKQSLKQLLSKVDVGIAGMQRTALYEALFMSTKLFKSSDAKEKIAILLTDGLDNTSQVPVDVAIQSAVKHGIKVYVIGVGGRGDYDPEVLQKIARETGGKFYEAGSVERLQRIYDEIDTLEKSEIKADKYVKKRYYFQYPLGAALLLLVLFAVMRRRGHAL
- a CDS encoding TetR/AcrR family transcriptional regulator, whose protein sequence is MNQDEKRPYHHGNVKESAIETALEMLESEGLEAITLRELSSRIGASRTAIYRHFENKEALIREVILAGFERFDAFFIDIFARTDADVLARFTMMGRAYLAFAVNNPQLYRVLFGPTVRQEREEVCDLEDAEKATGFHALVHLIEAGQNEGVFKKGDPFLLAATVWSTVHGLASLIIDGHLVISDNIDAIFETGNRTLLEGLKS
- a CDS encoding AAA family ATPase, which gives rise to MNEKIHAIKTEIAKVMVGQEALIDALLIGLITDGHILVEGVPGLAKTTAINSLAKALGLGFKRVQFTPDLLPSDIVGTEMYDQRNGAFKVKMGPAFTHLLLADEINRAPAKVQSALLEVMQEHQITIGDETFKLSDPFLVLATQNPVEQEGTYRLPEAQLDRFMLKVLVDYNSFEEEMEIVDRIANRSVGTIMQVAGADDILAMRDEVQNVHVDEAVTRYMMKIIFATREPEKYGVGEIAQYLEYGASPRASINLYKAAKARAYLRGNDFVTPLDVADTVRGVLRHRMVLNYRAEAAGVTADDLIGTIMQTIKLP